TTTGTGCATCTCAATCTCCTAAGCTATCTCCTAATTAGCTTATTGAATGTTCACCGAAATTTTATCGTAAACAAGAGTATGagtatcaaagatgtagatataatagttacACTTTGCTGAACTGTCCAAAAGCACACTTAAAAAAGAACCGTTCAAAACTTAGGGTGATTGTTCTTTTGATGACTTAAAATTAAAGTTAAAAGGAAAAGATCATTACTAACTACAGGTATAAAAAAGCACGGTTGAAAGAAATTTGAAACTCTTTGGAAATGCTAAAAAATGAATATTGAGATACATATTCAATTGACCGGGATCTAATAGTTACAAGTATAGCCTCTTGGGCTTGAAAATcgctacaaaaaatgaatgaataaaagaattgaattaatgGATTTGGTGAAACTAGTTGTATCTCAATCCTTCGAACTCAGTCGAATGCCTAGCGAGTGCATTCAGCAGGGAAGCCCTGTGGAAACCTTTTACTGTCCGAACAGTAATTGTAAATCATGTAGTTTTCGCGCACCCATTCAAGTTTCTGCTGCTCACTCGACTCCAACGCCTCTGCACCATACCATGAATTCACAGAGCAATCAGAGGAGGCAGAGCATGTCTCTGCTTTGAAATTTCCATAAGATGCCACAAATGGAGATTTGCTCCAGTCGATCTTCACTGCACCGCCTCTGGTTGCCCAATTGTCTGCGTTCCACAGGCTTGAGTATATTCTCATCACTTGATTCTTCGGATATGCAACGCCCAAATCTTCGCTGTTCTTGAACACTCTCACTGGAGTTCCATCCACAGAAAACCTGCACAATATCAGAAATACACATTATCAACTACAAAAATGATCTTAAAAGTAGAGGGCCAGGCCCGAGAGGACATTCAATAGCTGATTTGAAGTTGCAGGGATTATATTAACGTTACTTACATAATTTGTTGGGGATTCCAGAGCAGGGAGTAAGTGTGGAAGTCTGCTGTTGGGTCGAACCAAAGGTAGAATTGCTGCTCCCGACCGCCTTTTCCTTGTGAGAAAACATTGGTGTGCATAATATAGGGATCTCCAGACAGATTTCCCAGGAACTCGAAGTCTATTTCATTGTGTTTATCCCCTTGTGACGAGAGCTGCAGCAGATCATCACCATTTTATTAGACCATACTCAACTTCCCACAACAATACTACTAGTACTACCCACTACTCATTTCAGGAGTGCAGAGTGAATCGAAGGGGCAAACTTCCATAGTATGCAGTAACAGTACCGGCGGAGTTACCAGGCACCAGCTTGATTTGCATATCAATCTTGCCAAATAGATATTCATTCTTGGATTGGAACCCTGAACCTGTTTTCATACAGCAGAGGCAGAGGAGATAAGGATCCATTCAACATACcgtaaaaatcatatatatatatatatgcagtaaACATATGAGATAAATACCTGAGGACTGATCGAGAGTAAGCTGCAAGCGTTGGCCATTGTCAAGTATCTTAGCCTGATCATTTCCCCATGTGATATCGAAGTCATTGTAAAAATTTGCAGAGACAAGGTGGGAGAATGCAAGTGCAAGGCTTAAGAGGAGAGCACATAGAATGAGGTCCATTGAAACTGAAGACAAGAATGCAAACCGTATGAGTATTGATAGAGGTAAAGATGATGTGAATGTTGGATTGCAGAAGGAAATCGATGGAATTTATATACATAGGCAGGGTCAGGTAAGAAATGGAAAGTAGCAAGAAATTTCACCTAGAGTTGTTAAAGTGGATGAGTTAGTGCGCGCTTTGTATTTACAGCGAGTAAAGGTTTTGGGATTTGTTGCACTCGGAGATCCAGCTGGAAGAGTGTAGTGTTGAGTACAGGTAGCATAGCTGTGTACATTATGCAACAGCTGGCGTAGGTGTGCGGATTATGAAAGAGGAGTTGTATTCCATAAGTGTGGGTGCAGTTCCGAGGCTACTTAAAATGTAGTTTCTTGGATGTCGACATCTCACCTGTCCACAAAGCGGTCAAACGCCACATACCGCgtgttttttttaatattcttcAAACATGTGAGGAGGACGCTGGTATACTTATTGGAATAGTATTTAATTGTAACGGTAGATTTTGTATACCAAtgtctctctttttttttgaaGAATGGTTTAATAATTGATAGAATATTATATTTAGCTGATAGGTTCTCTGTTTGGGCTTTTGTCCATCAAAGTGTCAGTGTTCTGGTAATTATCGGACTTCCGACATCTTTCCGACCACTCTTCATTTTCAGAGAATGACATGTTTTTGTTTGGGTAGTCActtgattttatgtgttttatCATTTATTATCTAGCAGTGAAACTGTACGACTCCAACAGTTTGACAGTGACATTTATGTCGATTGGTGGTGTTTGTTAATATCTTAGGGTTCAGTGAAAGAAATTATGTGATTGTGCAAATTCTTTAGTTACTACCTGAAATTTGTCGTCCTACTTGCTTGGGTGTGTCTTCCTGGCGACAAGTAGTTCAATCATAAGCAACTCAAACCCTAGATGTTTTGCCACGTTCAAGGGTTGTGTGGTTGTTTGTTGGAGAATGTATCTATGCAGACTGTCAGGTATGCCTGCTTCAAACCCTATCCCGAAGATTGTAGGTTATTGGGtttctttttattttggtttgGTGGTGTTTTTGAACTCTAAGTATTCTAGCATGTTGGCATTTTGTTAACGGAAATCGGATTTAGGGTGAACTATTTTAGCCCCTTTATCCATCGCCATGAGGAGAAACAACGAATGCAAGAGATAAAAAGAGAAGTCTGGGTTAAGAGTGACAAAAAACAAAAATTTTCACAAAGTGATTCTTCCAACTTTGAGCAGAGCCGTACATCAGGGGAACATGGGCACTTTTGGAGATTCGTATGTTTGCTTGAAACCCTACCTTGTAGATTTGTCGGTTGTTGGGTTTCTTTGTGTTTCATTTCTTTGTTGTTCTTGCAAGTAGGGTTTTATTTTCTAAATCAATGAAATATTCGATTTAAACATTGGTTTGCTTTCTCTATTTTGTCATTTTCCCCACGAAACAACTATATAGAAAAGGGTCGCAGAGATAGATCCAAGTGTGCATGGCTTGTTTTGGGTATGGTGATTTTAATCGTTGGATCGCCTTGAATAGAGAGGCCTCCAAGTTTGGTTGTTGTGTTGAACCTGTAGTCTCTTTTGTTTCTGTTAGAATAGTTGTCAAAGGAGCCTGCTCCCCTGAAATGGGGGCGCTTCCTTCTTTAATGTCTATCTGAATCGGTGATAAGTTGTCAGCTATAAGGGCTAGCATTCCAATATTGTGATTCCTATGAGCCAATAAAGGACTTGTGAGATGGGGAATTGGGATCCCCATTGATCCCTGGCGCGGTAGGATGTCCAACCCAGATAATGTGTCCAACTACAAGACCTAACAAGAATATTGCAAGCACTAACAATTATTTGCTTACCTAAAGCTTAAGCATTTGCATGCATGTAACAAATCCCAATGATATCTTCAAGAATGTCGTAAGTAAGAAATTTTGAGCATTGTTTAAACAGAGCATgcgataattaaatatttaatttgtggTGTCTAAACTAAATATTTAATGTCTATCTAAATCGGTGATAAGTTGTCAGCTATAAGGTCTAGCATTCCAATATTGTGATTCCTATGAGCCAATAAAGGACTTGTGAGATGGGGAGTTGGGATCCCCATTGATCCCTGGCGCGGTAGGATGTCCAACCTAGATAATGTGTCCAACTACAAGACCTAACAAGAATATTGCAAGCACTAACAATTATTTGCTTACCTAAAGCTTAAGCATTTGCATGCATGTAACAAATCCCAATGATATCTTCAAGAATGTCGTAAGTAAGAAATTTTGAGCATTGTTTAAACAGAGCATgcgataattaaatatttaatttgtggTGTCTAAACTATATGGTATGTGTTTAAATTTCAACTTTGCCCACCTAACTTGCTATCAATATACTAGCAAATCTTTGTTTCTACAAAAGGTGTTTCTTGTATCTTCAAGATACACACTAATTTCTTAGGTTGAATATTTTATCAGCTTTGAAAAAGAGAGGTATAATGGTTTCAATTGATTTCAACAAGTCACCCAACTGGAGAAGATCTCTTATTCTAGTTGAGAGTGCTGAAGAATTGGCTAAAACGTACCTTCAATAAGTTCCAGATAGatatgtgaaaagtgatgaagagagACGAGCAATCATTGAATTTGCATTTGATCTATTTGACTCAGAaaaataatattgtcattgatatgTGTGAGATTGCACAAGAACACCATAGAGAAGAAGAGATCGGAAAAATGGCCAAGGCTTCTGAAGAATGGGGATTCTTTCACATATTATAATATAGATTTTCCATAAAATCAATAAGATTTCCTAGATATTCCATTTCTGTCTTTATTGACTAAAAATAAATCTATACTAAGAATTTGTTTCAGAAACAAGACTAAAGTTTTTGTTTCATGTTTTAACAATCTGTAATGTGAGATCTATTGCGAGGAGTCATTTCTAGACAGCTCTAATAtcctatcttttatttttattattatttaactatatttaatattattaaacatTGATAGAGTTTTGAAAGGATTTAACAAACATTTTTTGCAAAGATAAGATCAATTAAATTTAGTCTAAcaaataatggtgaaattgttacaaGAATCAACAACACAAATATTGAAAAGCAGTAGGTAccaccaaaaaaaatattaaatagtaCAAGACCAAGCACTCGACAAAAAAAAATACATGACAATAGATATCTGGAGAACTTTGAACCCTAGAAGCAGTCCTTCAcactaaatttataaaaaaaatattcttcTTAACCATTCTTTCATAGAACTTCAAATCTGAAAAACCATGCCTCCAAATCTCTTTCAACCTTACACTAAAATGCTTTTCTCCAATAAACCCTTCATTCCATATACTGAAAACATACTCTCATTCTGTCGTGAGTCGAAATCATCTAAATCTGAAATGTTTAttactaatatattattaattttaattatattaatagtaAATAAAGTGAAGATGTATTGAGATAGTCAGAATCCTTATTTTGGTGAAATGTTTAGCAGTTCGTAATTAGTACAAACAAATTTCTATGCGTACAACACTATGTTGGCTACAACGTATTTGTCAAACACATGAAAATCAACTTGGATACAACCACTTCATTTCATCCTTTGCTATAATTTATCTTATTTTGTAATGTTGTTTGTTTGGTTTTCTAagaccaataatttgattttctctGTCATCTCTTAGAATATGTGAACTAGGTGGAGAAAGCTATTATGAGAGGAGAGAGATATGTTGCTATCATGAGAGGAGCCATACAAGTTTATTCAAATATAAGTATTGGTGCCCCGGCATAATAAGTCATGCACTATTTTTCTCTTGCTATGTGTTTTGTAGTGTAGTATCAGACTTTTGCTaatggtttttttttaaattgaggtAAAAGAGTGGTTTTTGAAAGAGTCTCAACTTGTTTATAcaaaaaattagatttaaaatattaatttaaaaaaaataaattcgtCATTATCATCATTACAATCAACCTTTCAGTAACAATTGACAATTTGAACACAACATACCTATAGTTTATGTGAGTGATACAATTGACAAGTTTTAATTATACATAGTCTTGTATTATGTTTGATGAATTCAACATAGTCAAATGGTTTTGATGATACAACTATTGTTATTCTAAAATGTTAGTCTGGTGTTTTGAAGTTCATGATGTTGTTAAGGCTACCAAAAAGCCAAAGAATCCACGCACCAATACCAGAAGTGGTTCACAACATGATAAagtagattggatggatattttctttttttttgatgaaatatatatactaataaatattttttcttgaaaaaaGTAAGCTTTTAGATTTGAAATCTTTATTTTTGTTGTTGCGCCAGTGGTATCCTTAAGGGGCGAGTTGAGATTTGAAatcttaataattattaattaaaaataaaaaataaatctatggATCATTATCTTCATTATAGTCCATCTCTCATAAATAATTGAGAAATTGACCACAACATACCTGCAATTTAAGTGTGTGATACAATTGTGGAACTTCTATATCATTATTTTTTCTTTAGATAATCTTTTATTATGTTGTTTGATGAAATTAGCATTAccaaatgattttgatgatatagcTAAGCACTATTATTCTAAAACTTTGGTTTGGTGTTTTGTGGTTCAGGCTTCTGTCAAGACTACCAAAGATCCATAGAGTCTAGACACAAATCTAGGAAGTGGATCACAACATAATAAAATAACCACAAAGAAAATAGGAGCATAAAGCAAATAGAAGCATAATAAGTCAATGCATACAACAAATAGGAGAGGTATGGTAAATTTATGCATAGATTAGGGTAGTGAAAGCTTTGTATTCTGATTGCCTCGGTGTTGGCACTCAGATGGGGAAAATAAAAGTTGTATTCATGGCTTGCTTCACTTGTATCACATGTTTTCCCTTATCATCTTTGGTAATAGATCAAGATATTAATATGAAAATATGGTCGCAATGTGTTTTGGACTTACAACAAACGAATGCAACTATAATTGCCATACACTAAAAGCTATTTGCTTTAAAAAATGTTTCTATGCTATTAGAAAGTGGGCAATAACAGTATAAAAGTTCGTAGTTCAATACATTGGTAGATGAAGTTTGAAATATGTTGTTGGGAGAATAAGAAATTTCAAGTAATCAGAGCATTCAATCTACACTctgtttcaaattttgaaattcaaaaccaactctttcaatttaaatttcaatttaatCACCAAATTAAAATTTTGGAAAGGAAATCACATTGTGCGTCTATTGGCCACCTCAGTCCTCCCCGTGCCCATTACACTTACCATTCAAGGTCATCCTCAATGCCTGACTTGTGATGCATACACTCCTTTATGTCATGCAACTTGTCAAACTAACTTAAGATTAAAAACAAATGCAACAGACTAAAAAGTTTCAAAAGAATAAGGCAAAAGAACATACAACACACAATAAATATCCGTTAAAAACCAAAGCAGTTATAGAGGATTTGATTTATATTGTAACAAgataggttcattgagattttccttctTGTCTAAATTCCTTTGCTTCTCCCCGGTCCACTCCTCATTTCCATCATTCCGTCTCAGTTATTGACCAATCGGAAAAAAGATTCAAAACTGTTGTCTGATATTGTTTTCAAACTTTGCCAAGCTCTTCCGGTTAATTATTGGATTCACTTCTATAACCGTTACCATATTGAAGTACTGCATATTGGGGAACATATAATTTCACTTTTCTTTCCCTTGTTTGTACTAATGCTAGAGGAACGTACTTctaaaaaactatataaaaactGAATGACAATGCACAATGGTTGCAAGGAATCAATTCAGTTAACAATTTTCAATATTATACTAAATTATTAGATTAAACAACTTTTCCATTAATCCTAGTCTATTTAAGACTTTTAGTTTTCATCATTATGGATTTAGTATATATTTTCTCTATTTACTTTCAGCTTCTGATTTTTGGTTTACAAATACAAATGTTGATGGAATTGTTCATAGCTGTAGATTAAATGACTTTTTGCTAAAGTATAGTCTATGTAAGACTTTAAGTTATGGTATCAGATAGAAACATTGAAACATTTAAATGTTGAAGGAATTGCTCACAACAATAGTCAAATCCAAATACAAACATTGAAAGAGTTGTTCACAATATCACAAACATTGTAGCCATCAGAACAACAACTGCTTGTACTCCACCTCAAAACCGTATGCCAATTCTTCACCCATCTCTTTGCctctagggtaagtgcacaaagatggtggtcaaaaaggggggtataagtggacactctttttttttttttttttttctgaaatcaggtgaacctgaacttggaggcaaaatttgaaagtcatccactcaagatatgaagataatcaaagaacaaatattgtattactctaaatctagtttccaaactactaaacgttttcaaaattggataagattaagggggtcaaatccttctcacacgaaaaactgaccctgattttttctgaaaaacataacatagtgtctgacgtgcgcatcaaaaaattcatagttagatttagtattttgacaaatcctttggcataaagatagttaagagtgggcactagaagatgtgtgtttttttgtaattttttgttgagtattttttttttttaatgatttttccaatcgagcacatcctgaaaattaggtacctgtttgtgcacaaagcataagttgcactaaacaaatcgaaaatacaattttttttttttaaattgtaaagaataaagTGCGCTACAACAatgtataaagttttttaaatttggataagtatatcaaaagttattcaaaaaatggtgcacctatgtctgtgagaactatggagacactagtaaaagaaattcaataataatatgttgttgttgttcaaattgaaaacaaattatatggttagaaagctcaaaagatgggtgaaaatatggtggcaattttagaaatacccactttatgaagtgtaaacctgatgatgacaaagtcgataaaccaagttgataaaataaaacacgtcaaaaatgagagaaatggagggaaatcaaacttccaatccatagctttgtcatccaggccaatttccaagcctaaacagtcaaaagcacgtacggggtacttatggtttaaaaagcgcgtacggggtacttatagtgtaagcagtgCGTATgtgcttgtttccctataaacagcgtgtacgcgctacctttactataaacagAATGTACACGCTattttataatatgatattctgtgtataatatgtgtataatatgacattgtatgtataatatgtgtatatacatataatatgtgtataatatgacattgtatatataatatgtttatatacatataatatatgtatatatataatatattaaacatatatatacacatgtaagtgtatcatctctccctctcaaacgcatacaaggtctctctctctctctctctctctctctctctctctctctctctctcttcctccataccccatcc
This genomic interval from Cryptomeria japonica unplaced genomic scaffold, Sugi_1.0 HiC_scaffold_165, whole genome shotgun sequence contains the following:
- the LOC131867185 gene encoding xyloglucan endotransglucosylase protein 1-like, whose product is MDLILCALLLSLALAFSHLVSANFYNDFDITWGNDQAKILDNGQRLQLTLDQSSGSGFQSKNEYLFGKIDMQIKLVPGNSAGTVTAYYLSSQGDKHNEIDFEFLGNLSGDPYIMHTNVFSQGKGGREQQFYLWFDPTADFHTYSLLWNPQQIMFSVDGTPVRVFKNSEDLGVAYPKNQVMRIYSSLWNADNWATRGGAVKIDWSKSPFVASYGNFKAETCSASSDCSVNSWYGAEALESSEQQKLEWVRENYMIYNYCSDSKRFPQGFPAECTR